One window of Scheffersomyces stipitis CBS 6054 chromosome 1, whole genome shotgun sequence genomic DNA carries:
- a CDS encoding predicted protein: MSSQITVDSVPEALKADKSVSPFIARSVELESVNPVVSYYCKFYVLEYILSNKLHTKSEEIQTFTIALLDTTEAIKKSTEDESVHKVLNDRSLSLSMVLSFSYKLFNSCLESLSNFTRSTNKPALVGKFRATLNFLSLLSIFTSNDDSTVDWNKLTGGKASDAKSFEALNKEKIKVLKYQLSKIIKDEIEYKDEPTDLELEEELNKDAPTELVDLSGLDDVSAKKEDEGQELDTFKLPGAPSFLPDVSTSTNEANGFPSTPLFLDDDDIADAKDVKATGGDADVSLPGVPHFPPEDSDSNNEVKLPGAPKYLPDDDITHINKSSSIQVFPPDPEKKRTSSVSSSRKPSTTHSSAQAHHHHITKENIAAIVDTSESISKVQKHAKFAISALNYDDIDTAEKELLQGLELIRLLKAQGGIQEDY; this comes from the exons ATGTCGAGCCAAATCACTGTAGACTCCGTTCCGGAGGCACTCAAAGCCGACAAGTCGGTTTCCCCCTTTATTGCTCGTTCTGTCGAGCTTGAATCCGTCAATCCTGTGGTTTCCTATTATTGTAAATTCTACGTCTTGGAGTATATCTTGCTGAACAAGTTGCACACGAAATCGGAAGAAATCCAGACCTTCACCATTGCGTTGTTGGACACGACTGAAGCGATCAAGAAGTCTACAGAAGATGAGTCTGTGCACAAGGTGCTTAACGATAGATCCTTATCGTTAAGTATGGTGTTGTCTTTCTCgtacaagttgttcaactcttGCCTTGAAAGTTTATCCAATTTCACCAGAAGCACCAATAAACCGGCATTGGTAGGCAAGTTTAGGGCCACGCTCAATTTTTTGCTGCTCTTGTCGATTTTCACCAGCAACGACGATTCAACCGTAGACTGGAACAAGTTGACTGGTGGGAAGGCATCTGACGCGAAGCTGTTTGAAGCTCTCAATAAGGAAAAAATCAAAGTGTTGAAGTATCAATTGTCAAAAATCAtaaaagatgaaattgagTATAAGGACGAGCCTACAGACCtcgaacttgaagaagagttgaataAAGA TGCTCCTACTGAATTGGTTGATTTATCTGGATTGGATGATGTATCCGCtaagaaagaagacgagGGACAGGAATTGGATACGTTTAAATTGCCTGGTGCTCCTCTGTTTCTTCCTGATGTCTCTACGTCTACAAATGAAGCCAATGGATTTCCACTGACTCCTTTATTTTTGGACGATGACGACATAGCAGATGCGAAGGATGTAAAAGCCACTGGTGGTGATGCTGACGTCAGTTTACCTGGAGTTCCTCATTTTCCACCTGAAGATAGTGACAGCAACAACGAGGTCAAATTGCCTGGAGCACCCAAATACTTGCCAGATGATGATATCACCCACATCAATAAAAGCTCGTCTATCCAGGTGTTTCctccagatccagagaagaagagaacttCGTCGGTTTCCAGTAGTAGAAAGCCGTCCACTACACATTCTTCCGCACAGGCACATCATCACCACATCACCAAAGAGAATATCGCAGCAATCGTAGACACTTCTGAGCTGATCAGCAAGGTACAGAAGCATGCCAAGTTTGCTATTTCGGCTTTGAACTACGACGACATAGATACGGCCGAAAAGGAGTTGCTACAGGGATTGGAATTGATCAGATTGCTCAAAGCCCAAGGCGGCATCCAAGAAGACTACTGA
- a CDS encoding predicted protein has protein sequence MLRNRITSRRSISSSVSALANYGKPQNPAIDTTVKMRIQPIKREGETMEIKRARLIYQSRKRGILESDLLLSRFAKKYLNEFTEAELDEYDRLLDEPDWDIYYWATKNYDVTPLPDKWKDSKILKMLQEDAKNDDREILRMPELDLEQK, from the coding sequence GCtcagaaacagaatcacatcaagaagatccaTCAGCTCGTCTGTTTCGGCTCTCGCCAATTACGGGAAGCCTCAAAACCCGGCTATTGACACCACAGTGAAAATGAGAATCCAGCCCATCAagagagaaggagaaacCATGGAAATAAAGAGAGCTAGGTTGATCTACCAGCTGAGAAAGAGAGGCATTTTGGAAAGCGACTTGCTTCTCTCCCGTTTTGCTAAAAAGTACTTAAACGAGTTCACCGAGGCTGAACTAGACGAATACGACAGATTGTTGGACGAGCCAGACTGGGACATCTACTACTGGGCTACAAAGAACTACGACGTTACTCCTTTGCCAGACAAGTGGAAGGACctgaagatcttgaagatgttgcAGGAGGATGCTAAGAATGATGACAGAGAGATCTTGAGAATGCCTGAGTTGGACTTGGAGCAGAAGTAG
- the ADH4 gene encoding Alcohol dehydrogenase, class V (NADP-dependent alcohol dehydrogenase VII), with product MSTSKTVPEKFSGFGVDKTENWNKARFVQYDPKPLLPYDITIKVVACGVCGSDCHTVSGNWGPLNRTDLVVGHEIVGEVIEVGPEVTKHKLGDIVAIGAQSDSCGECDRCKNNNEQYCQKGNVGTYNTPNKKCGGYVTQGGYASHFRVNSHFAARVPANLDVHYAAPLLCGGLTVYSPIVRHAGYDLKEKVIGIVGIGGLGSMAIQIAKALGAKEVVAFSRTSSKKEDAIQLGASKYIATKEDPNWAESNLDTFDMILNCASFGKGVNYNSFLRSLKLGGKYVTVSAPPVDEPITIAPFNLLMGGAIIAGSGIGSMKEADELLKLYADNNLAPWIEKVPISEEGVHKVMDKISVSDVRYRFVLTDFDKAFDSKL from the coding sequence ATGTCTACCTCAAAAACTGTtcctgaaaaattctcCGGTTTCGGTGTCGATAAGACTGAAAACTGGAACAAGGCCAGATTCGTCCAGTACGACCCTAAACCACTTTTGCCATACGACATAACCATCAAGGTCGTTGCCTGCGGTGTGTGTGGAAGTGACTGTCACACCGTTTCTGGTAATTGGGGCCCTTTGAACAGAACCGATTTGGTCGTGGGCCACGAAATCGTCGGTGAAGTCATTGAGGTCGGCCCCGAAGTCACCAAACACAAGCTTGGAGACATCGTTGCCATTGGTGCCCAATCTGACTCGTGTGGTGAATGTGACCGTTGTAAGAACAACAACGAGCAATACTGTCAGAAGGGTAACGTTGGTACCTACAACACTCCTAACAAGAAGTGTGGTGGTTACGTTACCCAAGGTGGATATGCCTCTCATTTCAGAGTCAACTCCCATTTTGCTGCTCGTGTTCCTGCTAACTTGGATGTTCATTATGCTGCTCCTTTACTCTGTGGTGGATTGACTGTCTACTCGCCAATTGTTCGTCATGCAGGCTacgacttgaaggaaaaggtCATTGGTATTGTTGGTATTGGAGGTTTGGGATCCATGGCTATTCAAATTGCCAAGGCTTTGGGTGCTAAGGAAGTTGTCGCTTTCTCGAGAACATCCAGCAAGAAGGAAGATGCCATCCAGTTGGGTGCATCCAAGTACATAGCCACCAAGGAAGACCCAAACTGGGCCGAGTCGAACTTGGACACTTTCGACATGATTCTTAACTGTGCCAGTTTCGGTAAGGGTGTCAACTACAACTCGTTCCTCAgatcgttgaagttgggtGGTAAGTATGTCACTGTTTCTGCTCCTCCTGTGGATGAACCCATCACCATTGCTCCTTTCAACTTGCTCATGGGAGGTGCTATCATTGCTGGATCTGGTATTGGTTCAATGAAGGAAGCTGacgaattgttgaagttgtacgCCGACAACAATTTGGCTCCATGGATCGAAAAGGTGCCTATCAGTGAAGAAGGTGTCCACAAGGTGATGGACAAGATCAGTGTCAGTGACGTCAGATACAGATTTGTGTTGACTGACTTCGACAAGGCTTTTGATTCCAAGTTGTAA